Proteins encoded in a region of the Flavobacterium sp. MDT1-60 genome:
- a CDS encoding sensor of ECF-type sigma factor, which produces MKFKNILPLFMFLITFSFYAQNDKKVDEKREKIKAYKVSFLTTELELTSTEAEKFWPIYNAFDDKQYELRHDKMKTYMNKLDDDKINSMSEKEAATLLCQIESTDKELYLLREKYISNLKKILSHKKILKLKKSEDDFNRKLLKQYKEKAGK; this is translated from the coding sequence ATGAAATTCAAAAACATACTACCGTTATTTATGTTCTTAATCACTTTTTCATTTTATGCCCAAAATGATAAAAAAGTAGATGAAAAGCGTGAGAAAATCAAAGCCTACAAAGTATCCTTTTTAACTACAGAACTTGAACTTACTTCGACCGAAGCAGAGAAATTCTGGCCTATCTATAACGCTTTTGATGATAAACAATATGAGTTGCGTCATGACAAAATGAAGACTTATATGAATAAGCTGGATGATGATAAGATCAATTCAATGTCAGAAAAAGAAGCAGCTACGCTTTTATGTCAAATAGAAAGCACAGATAAGGAACTTTATCTTTTACGAGAAAAATACATATCAAATCTTAAGAAGATACTTTCACATAAAAAGATATTAAAGCTTAAAAAATCTGAAGACGATTTTAACCGAAAATTGCTAAAACAATATAAAGAAAAAGCCGGCAAATAA
- a CDS encoding RNA polymerase sigma factor yields the protein MTNEKEFIAQLLDPKTQNIAFQKLLSDYQKPLYAHIRNIVLNHDDAHDVLQNTFVKVFQYLKNFKGESKLFSWMYRIATNEALTFLNQKAKLNGITSEALQNKTIDNLKADVYFDGDEIQIKLQKAIVTLPEKQQLVFKMKYFEELKYEEIAEILGTSVGALKASYHHAVKKIELYVTSN from the coding sequence TTGACAAACGAGAAGGAATTTATAGCACAATTATTAGATCCTAAAACGCAAAATATTGCGTTTCAAAAACTCTTGTCTGATTATCAAAAGCCGTTGTATGCTCACATTCGAAACATTGTTTTGAATCATGATGATGCACACGATGTTTTGCAGAATACTTTTGTGAAAGTTTTTCAGTATTTAAAAAACTTTAAAGGAGAAAGTAAACTCTTTTCGTGGATGTATCGCATTGCTACCAATGAGGCATTAACATTCCTGAACCAAAAAGCAAAGTTAAACGGAATAACATCTGAAGCATTGCAAAATAAAACTATAGACAATTTAAAAGCTGATGTTTATTTTGATGGAGATGAAATTCAGATCAAACTCCAGAAAGCAATTGTCACATTACCGGAAAAACAACAATTAGTCTTTAAAATGAAATATTTTGAAGAATTAAAATACGAAGAAATTGCAGAAATTTTAGGAACCTCAGTCGGTGCATTGAAAGCTTCTTATCATCATGCAGTTAAAAAAATTGAATTATATGTTACGTCAAATTAA
- a CDS encoding transcriptional regulator: MKILKYLFLLSLLSLVALTVFVATQKGIFSVERSKVINSPRITVYNYVNDFRNYEDFESWSVEDPTMRMTFPNKTVGNGASFYWEGSDGKGNAITLKTKEGESIQQKINFDGTQADVNWTFKDTLAGKTKVTWKAQGTMSFLFKIYTALNGGSDNIIGTISEKSLANIDKNLDYETKTYAIKVNGVVKKIETPYIKQTFTSEIQKVNKNARIVIPKLIEFSETNGLSTNGKPFIIYHTYDTASGLAKISICLPINKEISTSAGSDITAGKLNGFEAVKTTLKGDYTHTNEAIAKTTAFINNEKITPDLSWSHLEIWTISKLDVKSPSKLMTEIYFPTKPKVIPVAKVPVYQPQTETQTAKPATPAPTTPKTEEEDSEF; the protein is encoded by the coding sequence ATGAAGATTTTAAAATATTTATTTCTTTTATCGTTATTAAGCTTAGTTGCGCTAACCGTTTTTGTTGCCACACAAAAAGGGATTTTTTCTGTAGAAAGAAGCAAAGTCATAAACTCACCACGAATTACTGTTTATAACTATGTAAACGATTTTAGAAATTATGAAGATTTTGAATCCTGGTCAGTAGAAGATCCTACAATGAGAATGACTTTTCCGAACAAAACAGTAGGAAATGGTGCTTCATTTTATTGGGAAGGTAGTGATGGAAAAGGAAACGCCATAACGCTAAAAACAAAAGAAGGCGAAAGTATTCAGCAAAAAATCAATTTTGATGGTACTCAGGCTGATGTTAACTGGACATTTAAAGATACTTTGGCAGGCAAAACAAAAGTGACATGGAAAGCTCAAGGAACTATGAGTTTTTTATTTAAAATTTACACTGCTTTAAATGGTGGTTCAGATAATATTATCGGAACAATTTCTGAAAAAAGTCTTGCTAACATTGATAAAAATCTGGATTACGAAACCAAGACTTATGCAATAAAAGTAAACGGTGTTGTTAAGAAAATCGAAACACCTTATATTAAACAAACCTTTACAAGCGAAATTCAGAAAGTAAATAAAAATGCCAGAATTGTAATTCCGAAACTAATAGAATTCAGTGAAACGAATGGTTTATCTACCAATGGAAAACCTTTTATTATTTACCATACTTATGATACTGCTAGCGGATTGGCTAAAATTTCAATCTGTTTACCAATCAATAAAGAAATCTCAACGAGCGCAGGAAGTGATATTACAGCAGGAAAATTAAATGGTTTTGAAGCTGTAAAAACTACGCTAAAAGGAGATTATACACATACAAATGAAGCTATTGCTAAAACAACAGCTTTTATTAACAACGAAAAAATTACTCCTGATTTAAGCTGGTCACATCTTGAGATATGGACCATCAGCAAATTGGATGTAAAAAGCCCGTCAAAACTAATGACCGAAATTTATTTTCCGACAAAACCTAAAGTAATTCCGGTTGCAAAAGTTCCTGTTTATCAACCTCAGACAGAAACTCAAACTGCAAAACCTGCAACTCCTGCTCCAACTACACCAAAAACTGAAGAAGAAGATTCGGAATTCTAA
- a CDS encoding nucleoside triphosphate pyrophosphohydrolase family protein gives MKKQIDAVKEFHTAFKIGHSETPIADVGENKKFLRYNLMKEENEEYLDAVQNNDLVEIADALGDMMYILCGTIIEHGLQDKIEAVFDEIQRSNMSKLGEDGQPIYREDGKVMKGPNYFKPDFSKLL, from the coding sequence ATGAAAAAACAAATAGACGCAGTTAAGGAATTTCATACTGCTTTTAAAATAGGACATAGCGAAACGCCAATTGCTGATGTGGGAGAAAACAAAAAATTTCTTCGGTATAATTTAATGAAAGAAGAAAACGAAGAATATCTTGATGCAGTTCAGAATAATGATTTGGTCGAAATTGCTGACGCTCTTGGAGATATGATGTATATTTTATGTGGAACCATAATCGAACATGGTTTGCAGGATAAAATTGAAGCTGTTTTTGATGAAATTCAGCGTAGTAATATGAGTAAATTAGGAGAAGACGGTCAACCTATTTATCGTGAAGATGGAAAAGTGATGAAAGGCCCAAATTATTTTAAACCGGATTTTTCGAAATTACTGTAA
- a CDS encoding branched-chain amino acid aminotransferase has translation MSTTQTSKIEIRKATSSKISAVDFENLSFGAVFTDHLFECDFKNGEWQTPVIKPYAPILMDPSSKVFHYGQAIFEGMKAYKDVNNDVWLFRPDENHKRFNNSAVRMAMPEVPESIFMDGLNELLKIDQEWIQRGNGSSMYIRPFMIATGAGVVANPSDEYKFMILLSPAKSYYAGEVKVIIAEHYSRAANGGIGAAKAAGNYAAQFYPTNLANKDGFQQVIWTDDATHTKLEEAGTMNVFFRINDTLLTAPTSERILDGITRKSLIAMAEKEGLNVDVRPVIVSELVEAAKNGSLKEIFGAGTAAVVSVIKGFSYQDVYYEMAPIENSYASLLKEKLTSLQNKLSEDTFGWTVKVQ, from the coding sequence ATGAGTACAACTCAAACAAGCAAAATTGAAATCAGAAAAGCTACTTCGTCAAAAATAAGCGCAGTAGACTTTGAAAACTTAAGCTTTGGTGCTGTTTTCACAGACCATTTATTCGAATGTGATTTTAAAAATGGGGAATGGCAAACTCCTGTCATTAAGCCTTATGCTCCTATTTTGATGGATCCTTCTTCAAAAGTCTTTCATTACGGGCAAGCTATTTTTGAAGGAATGAAAGCTTATAAAGATGTCAATAATGATGTTTGGTTGTTTAGACCTGATGAAAACCATAAGCGTTTCAATAATTCTGCAGTTCGTATGGCAATGCCAGAAGTTCCGGAATCTATTTTTATGGATGGTTTGAATGAATTATTAAAAATAGACCAGGAATGGATTCAAAGAGGAAACGGAAGCAGTATGTATATCCGTCCATTTATGATTGCAACTGGCGCCGGAGTTGTTGCAAATCCTTCTGATGAATATAAATTCATGATTTTACTATCCCCTGCAAAATCATATTATGCTGGTGAAGTAAAAGTAATTATTGCTGAACACTATAGTAGAGCTGCAAATGGTGGAATTGGAGCTGCAAAAGCGGCAGGAAATTATGCTGCACAATTTTACCCAACAAACCTGGCAAACAAAGATGGCTTTCAACAAGTAATCTGGACAGATGATGCAACGCATACTAAACTGGAAGAAGCCGGTACAATGAACGTATTCTTTAGAATTAATGATACTTTGTTGACTGCTCCAACAAGCGAAAGAATTTTAGATGGTATTACCAGAAAAAGTTTGATTGCTATGGCAGAAAAAGAAGGACTTAATGTAGACGTTCGCCCAGTTATTGTTTCAGAATTAGTTGAAGCAGCTAAAAACGGATCTTTAAAAGAAATTTTCGGAGCCGGAACTGCAGCTGTTGTAAGCGTAATCAAAGGATTCTCTTATCAGGATGTTTATTATGAAATGGCTCCAATTGAAAACTCTTATGCTTCTCTTTTAAAAGAAAAACTTACAAGTCTTCAAAACAAACTTTCTGAAGATACTTTTGGATGGACAGTTAAAGTTCAATAA
- the mnmD gene encoding tRNA (5-methylaminomethyl-2-thiouridine)(34)-methyltransferase MnmD, whose product MEREIIKTLDGSTTIHLKEWDECYHSKHGAIQEAKHVFIKNGLSLFEGKPVSILEIGFGTGLNAFITFLEAQQKHQKIDYIGVEAYPVDAKEVLAMNYVNELNALEFENIFQKMHKCEWDNKVEICDQFSLTKRKQFFDDINDFETFDLIYFDAFGYRVQPELWSTEIFRKMYNSLKPNGVLVTYAARGVVKRSMIEVGFTVEKLAGPPGKREMFRAFKEV is encoded by the coding sequence GTGGAAAGAGAAATAATTAAAACGCTAGATGGTTCAACAACAATTCATTTGAAAGAGTGGGATGAATGTTATCATTCTAAACATGGTGCCATTCAGGAAGCTAAACACGTATTTATAAAAAATGGACTTTCATTATTCGAAGGGAAACCCGTTAGTATTCTTGAAATTGGTTTTGGAACCGGTTTAAATGCTTTTATTACTTTTTTAGAAGCACAACAAAAACACCAAAAGATTGATTATATTGGAGTAGAAGCTTATCCTGTTGATGCAAAAGAAGTTTTGGCAATGAATTATGTGAATGAACTCAACGCATTGGAATTTGAGAACATTTTTCAGAAAATGCATAAATGTGAATGGGATAATAAAGTAGAAATTTGCGATCAGTTCTCGTTAACAAAAAGGAAACAATTTTTTGATGATATAAACGATTTTGAAACTTTCGATTTGATTTACTTTGATGCCTTCGGATATCGTGTGCAACCTGAATTATGGAGTACAGAAATTTTTCGAAAAATGTACAATAGTCTAAAACCAAATGGCGTTTTAGTAACATATGCCGCCCGCGGAGTTGTTAAAAGAAGTATGATTGAAGTAGGATTTACGGTCGAAAAATTGGCAGGTCCTCCAGGTAAACGAGAGATGTTTCGGGCGTTTAAAGAGGTTTAA
- a CDS encoding LysR substrate-binding domain-containing protein, translated as MTITQLQYVLAVAEHKNFTLAAEKCFVTQPTLSMQIQKIEEELNILIFDRSKKPIQLTDIGQKIVNQAKNIVNEANRIKDIVEQQKGFIGGEFRLGIIPTIMPTLLPMFLNNFIKKYPKVKLLIEELNTDEIIVKLKNGHLDAAIAATPLEDEKIKEIVLYFEPFVAYIPEHHANFQKEEIEVADLNINEILLLQDGHCFRDGILNLCKNGTDVEQNNFQIQSGSFETLIKLADEGLGTTLLPYLHTMDLKDSDKLKLRNFKEPKPAREVSLIYPKSELKMQIIDALRSTIAGVVKGAIVFQNVQIISPLQKK; from the coding sequence ATGACTATTACTCAATTACAATATGTGTTAGCTGTTGCCGAACATAAAAATTTCACACTTGCCGCTGAAAAATGCTTTGTGACTCAACCCACTTTAAGCATGCAGATTCAGAAAATTGAAGAAGAACTTAATATTTTAATTTTCGACAGAAGTAAAAAACCCATTCAACTTACAGATATTGGTCAAAAAATTGTAAATCAGGCTAAAAACATTGTAAATGAAGCGAATAGAATCAAAGACATTGTGGAGCAACAAAAGGGTTTTATTGGCGGAGAATTTCGTTTGGGAATTATTCCAACAATTATGCCTACGCTTTTACCAATGTTCCTTAATAATTTCATTAAAAAATACCCAAAAGTAAAACTCTTAATTGAAGAGCTGAATACAGATGAAATTATCGTAAAACTTAAAAATGGTCATTTAGATGCTGCAATTGCCGCTACTCCACTTGAAGACGAAAAGATAAAAGAGATTGTTTTGTATTTTGAGCCGTTTGTCGCTTATATACCAGAGCATCACGCTAATTTTCAGAAAGAAGAAATTGAGGTTGCCGATTTAAATATCAATGAAATTTTGTTATTGCAGGACGGACATTGTTTTAGAGACGGTATTTTGAATTTATGCAAAAATGGCACTGATGTCGAACAAAACAATTTTCAGATTCAAAGCGGAAGTTTTGAGACTCTTATAAAATTGGCCGACGAAGGCTTGGGCACAACGTTACTACCGTACTTGCACACAATGGATTTAAAAGATTCCGATAAACTAAAACTTCGTAATTTTAAGGAACCAAAGCCTGCTCGTGAGGTAAGTTTAATTTATCCGAAGAGCGAATTAAAAATGCAAATCATTGATGCACTTCGATCAACAATTGCCGGAGTTGTAAAAGGGGCAATCGTTTTTCAGAATGTTCAAATTATCAGTCCGCTACAAAAGAAATAA